A single region of the Pararhodospirillum photometricum DSM 122 genome encodes:
- a CDS encoding energy-coupling factor ABC transporter permease: MHIMEGYLPPLHAAAWTAAAAPFVIAGGLKVVRVVRDHPESRLLLAASGAFTFVLSALKMPSVTGSCSHPTGAGLGTVLFGPAVMTFLCSIVLLFQALLLAHGGLTTLGANIFSMGIAGPWVGWLVWKGLRGLNAPSELAVFAAAALADLATYCVTSVQLALAFPDPASGFAGAAVKFLGVFAVTQVPLALVEGLLTVAIMNRLARYSTEDLRTLARIR, from the coding sequence ATGCACATCATGGAAGGCTACCTACCGCCGCTCCACGCCGCGGCCTGGACAGCCGCCGCCGCGCCCTTTGTCATTGCCGGCGGCCTCAAGGTTGTGCGCGTGGTCCGCGACCACCCCGAAAGCCGGCTGTTACTGGCGGCGTCGGGGGCGTTCACCTTTGTTTTGTCGGCGCTCAAGATGCCCTCGGTCACCGGGAGCTGTTCGCATCCCACCGGGGCGGGGCTGGGCACGGTGTTGTTCGGCCCGGCGGTGATGACGTTCTTGTGCTCCATTGTGCTGCTGTTCCAGGCGCTGCTGTTGGCCCATGGCGGCCTGACCACGCTGGGGGCCAACATCTTTTCCATGGGCATCGCCGGCCCCTGGGTGGGTTGGCTGGTGTGGAAGGGACTGCGGGGCCTCAACGCCCCCTCCGAACTGGCGGTGTTCGCCGCCGCCGCGTTGGCCGATCTGGCCACCTATTGCGTGACCTCGGTCCAGTTGGCGTTGGCGTTCCCGGATCCGGCGTCGGGCTTTGCCGGGGCGGCGGTCAAGTTCCTGGGCGTGTTTGCCGTCACCCAGGTGCCGCTGGCCCTGGTCGAGGGTCTGCTGACGGTGGCCATCATGAACCGCCTCGCGCGCTACAGCACCGAGGACCTGCGCACTCTGGCCCGCATCCGCTAA
- a CDS encoding DNA recombination protein RmuC yields the protein MRVLTPEGVIALLVLTGALLAVIRLGLSLLRRARPEARAEALTERLLATQSELAGRVAQLSRGIDDRLDRLSRQMGDSLQYSTETTHATLGEMRERLATIDAAQRTLAELSGRMASLHDLLSNKQARGALGQVQMEDLVRDLLPPGTYRFQAPLSTGRIADCALLLPNPPGVICLDAKYPLEAYRALLNAETDGARAGARRGFAKDLLRHVHDIAERYIVPGETADQALMFLPAESVYAEVYAHHPAVVEEAFRRRVWIVSPTTLMATLTTVRAIVKDARLSETAERLRGEIQGLVGEARRLAERSERLGRHVEQTAGDVRALKATAEALVRRGEAIDRLQMGEEEAPGS from the coding sequence ATGCGCGTGCTGACTCCCGAGGGGGTGATTGCCCTGCTGGTGCTAACCGGCGCGCTGCTGGCCGTCATCCGGCTGGGCCTGAGCTTGCTGCGCCGCGCCCGACCCGAGGCGCGGGCGGAGGCCCTGACCGAGCGGCTGCTGGCCACCCAAAGCGAGTTGGCCGGGCGGGTGGCGCAGTTGAGCCGGGGAATCGACGATCGCCTGGACCGCCTGTCCCGACAAATGGGCGACAGCCTCCAGTACAGTACCGAGACCACCCACGCGACCCTTGGGGAGATGCGCGAGCGCCTAGCGACCATTGATGCCGCCCAGCGCACCTTGGCTGAACTGTCCGGGCGCATGGCCAGCCTGCACGACCTGTTGAGCAACAAGCAGGCCCGGGGCGCCCTGGGGCAGGTCCAGATGGAGGATCTGGTGCGCGACCTGCTGCCGCCCGGCACGTATCGCTTCCAGGCCCCGCTTTCGACCGGGCGCATTGCCGATTGCGCGCTGCTGCTGCCCAACCCGCCCGGGGTGATCTGCCTGGATGCCAAGTACCCCCTGGAGGCCTACCGCGCCTTGCTCAACGCCGAGACCGATGGGGCGCGGGCCGGGGCGCGGCGCGGCTTTGCCAAGGACCTTCTGCGCCATGTCCACGACATTGCCGAACGCTACATCGTGCCGGGGGAGACTGCCGATCAAGCCTTGATGTTCCTGCCCGCTGAGTCGGTCTACGCTGAAGTTTACGCCCATCATCCGGCCGTGGTGGAGGAGGCGTTTCGTCGGCGGGTGTGGATCGTGTCACCCACCACGTTGATGGCGACGTTGACCACGGTGCGGGCGATCGTCAAGGACGCTCGCCTTTCCGAGACGGCGGAACGGCTGCGCGGCGAGATCCAGGGGTTGGTCGGGGAAGCGCGGCGGCTGGCCGAGCGCTCCGAACGCCTGGGACGGCATGTGGAGCAGACGGCCGGCGATGTCCGGGCCCTGAAAGCCACGGCCGAGGCTTTGGTCCGGCGGGGCGAGGCGATTGACCGCTTGCAGATGGGGGAGGAGGAGGCGCCGGGTTCGTAA
- a CDS encoding UDP-glucose dehydrogenase family protein produces the protein MRIAMIGTGYVGLVSGACFSEFGVNVVCVDKDAAKIDGLRERGDIPIYEPGLEQLVASNAQAGRLSFTTDLPTAVAGADAVFIAVGTPSRRGDGHADLSYVYGAAREIAAAMTKYTVVVTKSTVPVGTGREVARIIREVRPDAEFDVVSNPEFLREGSAINDFMRPDRVVIGTESERARAVMRQLYRVLYLIETPILFTSLETSELIKYAANTFLAAKITFINEVADLCEKVGADVHDVARGIGLDGRIGRKFLHPGPGYGGSCFPKDTLALVKTAQEYGAPLRIIETVVDINAKRKKAMADKIIQFLGGSVAGRTLAILGLTFKPNTDDMRDSPSLDIIPALQAAGANVRAFDPEGMKEAAKHLANVEYADNAYACMDGADALVILTEWNEFRALDLARVRSLLREPVMIDLRNIYTPEDMEAQGFRYSPVGRRQIG, from the coding sequence ATGCGCATTGCCATGATCGGCACTGGCTATGTGGGCCTAGTGTCTGGGGCGTGTTTTTCCGAGTTCGGTGTCAATGTCGTGTGCGTTGACAAGGATGCGGCCAAGATCGACGGCCTGCGCGAGAGAGGCGACATCCCCATCTATGAGCCGGGCCTGGAACAACTCGTGGCGTCCAATGCCCAGGCCGGTCGCTTGTCCTTCACCACCGACCTTCCCACTGCGGTGGCCGGGGCCGATGCCGTGTTCATTGCCGTCGGCACCCCCAGCCGGCGCGGTGACGGTCACGCCGACTTGTCTTATGTGTATGGCGCGGCTCGTGAAATCGCTGCCGCCATGACCAAGTACACCGTGGTTGTCACCAAGTCCACGGTCCCGGTGGGCACCGGGCGCGAAGTGGCCCGGATCATTCGTGAGGTCCGACCCGACGCCGAGTTCGATGTGGTGTCCAACCCCGAGTTTCTGCGCGAAGGCTCGGCCATCAACGATTTCATGCGCCCTGACCGGGTGGTCATCGGCACCGAGTCCGAGCGCGCGCGCGCCGTCATGCGCCAGTTGTACCGTGTGCTGTATCTGATCGAAACCCCGATTCTGTTCACGTCGCTTGAGACGTCCGAACTGATCAAGTATGCCGCCAATACCTTCCTCGCTGCCAAGATCACTTTTATTAACGAAGTGGCCGATCTGTGCGAAAAAGTGGGAGCCGACGTTCACGACGTGGCGCGCGGCATTGGCCTTGATGGGCGCATCGGCCGCAAGTTCTTGCATCCCGGGCCGGGTTACGGCGGGTCGTGCTTCCCCAAGGACACCCTGGCCCTGGTCAAGACCGCCCAGGAATACGGCGCCCCCTTGCGGATCATCGAGACCGTGGTCGATATCAACGCCAAGCGCAAAAAAGCCATGGCGGACAAGATCATCCAGTTCCTCGGCGGCTCGGTGGCCGGCCGGACCCTGGCCATCCTCGGTCTGACCTTCAAGCCCAACACCGATGACATGCGCGATAGCCCCAGCCTTGATATCATTCCCGCCTTGCAGGCGGCCGGGGCCAATGTCCGCGCCTTCGATCCCGAGGGCATGAAAGAGGCGGCCAAGCACCTCGCCAACGTAGAGTATGCCGACAACGCCTATGCCTGCATGGACGGGGCCGACGCCTTGGTCATTCTCACCGAGTGGAACGAGTTTCGCGCCCTTGATCTCGCCCGGGTGCGCTCCTTGCTGCGCGAGCCGGTCATGATTGACTTGCGCAACATTTACACCCCCGAGGACATGGAGGCCCAAGGCTTCCGCTACAGTCCGGTTGGCCGGCGCCAGATCGGCTGA
- a CDS encoding NupC/NupG family nucleoside CNT transporter: MALCWAISEDRRAVPWRVVAIGMGLQVVIALVLLKLPPVQHAFLALNGVVEAIQSATRAGTSFVFGYLGGGALPFAETTPGGSFVLVFQALPIILIMSALSSLLFHWRILPAVVRGMAWVLTRTLGVGGAVGVSAAANIFMGMVEAPLLIRPYVRHLSRSELFMVMTCGMATIAGTMMVLYASFLQGVVDNPLGQILIASLISAPAAIVVSLVLIPSQARTGGDYVPPPSEAATAIEAIAIGAQEGVQLLISVAALLLVMVALVALLNNALGVLPDVLGAPLTLERMLGWLMAPVCWLMGMPWAEAMVGGPLLGVKTILNEMIAYIQLSHLPEGALSERSRLILTYALCGFANFGSLGIMVGGLSTLAPERRGEIARLGLKSILSGTVATCMTGAIIGLVVW; the protein is encoded by the coding sequence GTGGCCCTGTGCTGGGCGATCAGTGAGGATCGGCGGGCGGTTCCGTGGCGGGTGGTGGCGATCGGGATGGGGCTTCAGGTGGTTATCGCCTTGGTTCTTTTGAAACTGCCGCCGGTCCAGCACGCGTTTCTCGCCCTTAACGGGGTGGTCGAAGCGATCCAGAGCGCGACGCGGGCTGGCACGAGCTTTGTCTTTGGCTATCTGGGCGGCGGGGCGTTGCCGTTTGCCGAGACGACCCCGGGCGGGTCCTTTGTCCTGGTGTTCCAGGCGCTGCCCATCATCTTGATCATGAGCGCCTTGTCGTCGCTGCTGTTTCACTGGCGGATCTTGCCGGCGGTGGTGCGCGGCATGGCCTGGGTCCTCACGCGGACCTTGGGCGTGGGCGGCGCCGTGGGGGTGAGCGCGGCGGCCAATATTTTCATGGGGATGGTCGAGGCGCCGCTGTTGATCCGCCCCTATGTGCGCCACCTCAGCCGCTCCGAACTGTTCATGGTCATGACCTGCGGCATGGCGACCATCGCCGGGACCATGATGGTGCTGTATGCGTCGTTTTTGCAAGGCGTGGTGGACAATCCGCTGGGCCAGATTCTGATTGCCTCGCTGATCAGCGCCCCGGCGGCGATCGTGGTGTCCTTGGTGCTGATTCCCAGTCAGGCGCGCACGGGGGGCGACTACGTGCCGCCGCCCTCGGAGGCCGCGACCGCCATTGAGGCCATTGCGATTGGCGCCCAGGAAGGGGTGCAGCTCTTGATCAGCGTCGCGGCCTTGCTCCTGGTGATGGTGGCGTTGGTGGCGCTTTTGAACAATGCCTTGGGAGTATTGCCCGATGTGCTGGGGGCGCCGTTGACCCTGGAGCGTATGCTGGGCTGGCTCATGGCGCCGGTGTGCTGGCTGATGGGGATGCCGTGGGCCGAAGCGATGGTCGGGGGGCCCCTGCTGGGGGTCAAGACCATCCTCAACGAGATGATCGCCTACATTCAGCTCTCTCACCTGCCCGAGGGGGCGTTGTCGGAGCGCTCGCGGCTGATTTTGACCTATGCCTTGTGCGGTTTTGCCAATTTCGGCTCACTGGGCATCATGGTCGGTGGCCTGAGCACCCTGGCGCCCGAGCGGCGCGGCGAGATTGCCCGGCTGGGGCTCAAGTCGATCCTGTCGGGCACGGTGGCGACGTGCATGACCGGGGCGATCATCGGCCTCGTGGTGTGGTGA
- a CDS encoding alpha-D-glucose phosphate-specific phosphoglucomutase: MAERVIDVATTPFAGQKPGTSGLRKTVTVFRQPHYLENFVQAVFDVLEGLEGQTLVVGGDGRYFNQEAIQIILRMAAANGVARVLVGRDGLLSTPAASCVIRAHGAFGGLILSASHNPGGPEGDFGIKYNIGNGGPAPERLTEAMYQRSQVLSRYRILDTDTPVDLSREGDRVLGGMRVTVIDPVADYAALMEQLFDFKAIAGLFARGFTLCFDAMHAVTGPYAHALLEDRLGAPRGTVINGTPLPDFGGGHPDPNLTYAPELAALMFGPNAPDFGAASDGDGDRNMILGRGAFVTPSDSLAVLLAHAEHLPGYRGRVTGVARSMPTSRAADRVAEALGLPCFETPTGWKFFGTLLDAKLATFCGEESFGTGSDHVREKDGLWAVLAWLNILAATGSSVADVLREHWARFGRTFYTRHDHEGVDKDAAEALIADLRGPSLVGQTFAGRTVVLHDDFAYTDPVDGSTTQAQGIRLQTDDGARLVVRLSGTGTQGATLRLYLERFEADPAKHGLDAQEALADLVLATRDLLRLRERFGSEKPTVIT; encoded by the coding sequence ATGGCCGAGCGGGTGATCGACGTCGCCACCACGCCCTTCGCGGGCCAGAAGCCCGGCACCTCGGGGTTGCGCAAGACCGTGACGGTATTTCGCCAGCCCCATTACCTGGAAAACTTTGTCCAGGCGGTGTTCGATGTGCTGGAGGGGCTGGAGGGCCAGACCCTGGTGGTGGGGGGCGACGGGCGCTATTTTAACCAAGAAGCCATCCAGATCATCTTGCGCATGGCGGCCGCCAACGGCGTGGCCCGGGTTCTGGTGGGGCGCGACGGCCTGCTGTCCACCCCGGCCGCCAGTTGTGTGATTCGCGCCCACGGCGCCTTCGGCGGCCTCATCCTCTCGGCCAGCCATAACCCCGGCGGCCCCGAGGGCGACTTCGGCATCAAGTACAACATCGGCAACGGCGGTCCCGCCCCCGAGCGCCTCACCGAGGCCATGTACCAACGCTCCCAGGTCCTCTCCCGCTATCGGATCTTGGACACCGACACCCCGGTGGACCTGAGCCGAGAGGGCGACAGAGTCCTTGGGGGAATGCGCGTCACGGTCATTGACCCCGTGGCCGACTACGCCGCCTTGATGGAACAGCTCTTTGACTTCAAGGCCATCGCCGGGCTGTTCGCCCGGGGGTTCACCCTGTGCTTCGACGCCATGCACGCCGTCACCGGCCCCTACGCCCACGCCCTGCTCGAAGACCGCCTGGGCGCCCCGCGCGGCACGGTGATCAACGGCACGCCGCTGCCCGATTTCGGCGGCGGCCATCCCGACCCCAACCTCACCTATGCCCCCGAGTTGGCCGCCTTGATGTTTGGGCCCAATGCCCCCGACTTCGGCGCCGCCAGCGACGGTGATGGCGACCGCAACATGATTCTCGGACGTGGCGCCTTCGTCACGCCTTCCGACAGTCTGGCCGTGCTGCTGGCCCATGCCGAGCATCTGCCGGGCTATCGCGGCCGCGTGACCGGCGTCGCCCGCTCCATGCCGACCAGCCGCGCCGCAGACCGGGTTGCCGAGGCCCTGGGCCTGCCCTGTTTCGAGACCCCCACCGGCTGGAAATTCTTCGGCACCTTGCTGGATGCCAAGCTGGCGACCTTCTGCGGCGAGGAAAGCTTCGGCACCGGCTCGGACCACGTGCGCGAAAAAGATGGCCTGTGGGCCGTGCTCGCTTGGCTCAATATCCTGGCCGCTACCGGCTCCTCGGTCGCCGACGTGTTGCGCGAGCATTGGGCCCGCTTTGGTCGGACCTTCTACACCCGCCACGACCACGAAGGCGTGGACAAGGATGCGGCCGAGGCCTTGATCGCCGACCTGCGCGGCCCGTCCCTGGTCGGCCAGACCTTCGCCGGCAGAACCGTGGTGCTGCACGACGACTTCGCCTACACCGATCCGGTGGACGGCTCGACCACTCAGGCGCAGGGCATCCGCCTGCAAACCGACGACGGCGCCCGCCTCGTCGTGCGCCTCTCGGGGACCGGGACGCAAGGGGCGACCTTGCGCTTGTACCTCGAGCGTTTCGAGGCCGATCCGGCCAAGCATGGTCTCGATGCCCAGGAGGCTCTCGCCGACCTCGTGCTGGCGACGCGTGATCTGCTGCGCCTTCGGGAGCGCTTTGGGTCCGAGAAGCCGACGGTCATTACCTGA
- a CDS encoding GGDEF domain-containing protein, producing MGARDAKTLESLRAENAQLREILAITEDNLRASQEEVLRLSMVDTLTGVFNRRHFMDLADQEVSRARRYKRPLGVLVVVLDNMRAVNQAHGTERGDAVLGVMGAAIMRALRTADIVGRTAGATFAVLLPETERDGTVALAERLVLEMAQAAADLLKDAPPLPTVSLGATHVVREDVIFDAVLRRADEAVARARHAGGRQAVYLAADDLPA from the coding sequence ATGGGTGCGCGCGACGCTAAAACGCTGGAAAGCTTGAGAGCCGAAAACGCCCAGCTCCGGGAAATTCTAGCCATCACCGAAGATAATCTCAGGGCCAGTCAGGAGGAGGTTCTCCGTCTGTCGATGGTGGATACCCTGACAGGAGTTTTCAATCGCCGCCATTTCATGGACCTAGCCGACCAGGAGGTCAGCCGGGCCCGGCGCTACAAGCGCCCGCTTGGGGTGCTGGTGGTGGTGCTCGACAACATGCGTGCCGTCAACCAAGCCCACGGCACCGAGCGGGGCGATGCGGTGTTGGGGGTCATGGGCGCGGCGATCATGCGGGCCCTGCGCACCGCGGACATCGTGGGCCGCACCGCCGGGGCGACATTTGCCGTCTTGCTGCCCGAAACAGAGCGCGACGGGACGGTGGCCCTGGCCGAGCGGCTGGTCCTTGAAATGGCCCAGGCCGCGGCCGATCTTCTCAAAGACGCCCCGCCTCTGCCCACCGTCAGCCTGGGGGCCACGCATGTGGTGCGCGAGGACGTTATCTTTGATGCGGTGTTGCGCCGGGCCGACGAGGCGGTGGCGCGGGCCCGTCACGCCGGGGGGCGCCAAGCCGTGTACCTCGCGGCCGATGACCTGCCCGCATAG
- a CDS encoding energy-coupling factor ABC transporter substrate-binding protein, translating to MTFLRDNRIIFALVVGILLLPLLMPSLKDAEFSGADSQAEGVITALAPDYQPWFESLWEPPSGEIESLLFALQAGLGAGILGYVLGFHRGRAGKDHTTGRDD from the coding sequence ATGACCTTCTTGCGCGACAACCGCATTATCTTCGCCTTAGTGGTGGGAATTCTTCTGCTGCCCTTGCTGATGCCCAGCCTGAAGGACGCCGAGTTCTCCGGGGCCGACAGTCAAGCCGAGGGCGTGATCACCGCCCTTGCCCCCGACTACCAGCCGTGGTTCGAGTCGCTGTGGGAGCCGCCAAGCGGCGAGATCGAGAGCTTGCTGTTTGCCCTTCAGGCCGGTCTTGGCGCCGGCATCTTGGGCTACGTGTTGGGCTTCCACCGGGGCCGGGCCGGCAAAGACCACACCACGGGGCGCGATGACTGA
- a CDS encoding division plane positioning ATPase MipZ, with protein sequence MEQEQRARGKARVIVVGNQKGGSGKSTVAMHLIVGLVRAGQTVGSVDLDAGQATLTRYLENRRAFAEKRGMELPSPEHVPLAPGHNPEADQRRLEHTMLAFYEQVDTVVIDTPGTDTSLARCAHAMADILITPLNDSFVDLDVLARVDGESMTVIGPSAYAAAVWEAKQLRARRDGGAIRWIVLRNRLSHLDARNKREMEEALTDLSRRIGFTVIPGLGERVIYRELFLNGLTLLDLRDHGTGIDMKMSHVAARQELRGLLTAIGVE encoded by the coding sequence ATGGAGCAGGAACAGCGCGCGCGGGGGAAAGCCCGCGTCATCGTGGTGGGCAACCAGAAGGGAGGCTCGGGAAAGTCCACGGTGGCCATGCACCTGATCGTGGGGCTGGTGCGCGCCGGGCAAACGGTTGGATCTGTGGATCTTGATGCGGGGCAGGCCACCTTGACCCGCTATCTCGAAAATCGGCGGGCCTTTGCCGAAAAGCGGGGCATGGAGCTGCCCAGCCCCGAACACGTGCCGCTGGCGCCCGGCCATAACCCCGAGGCCGATCAGCGTCGTCTTGAACACACCATGCTGGCCTTTTATGAGCAGGTGGACACCGTGGTTATCGACACCCCGGGCACCGACACCTCGCTGGCTCGTTGTGCCCATGCCATGGCCGATATCCTGATTACCCCGCTCAACGACAGTTTTGTGGATCTGGACGTCCTGGCACGGGTGGACGGCGAATCGATGACCGTGATCGGCCCCAGTGCCTATGCCGCCGCCGTGTGGGAGGCCAAGCAATTACGGGCCCGGCGCGACGGCGGGGCCATCCGCTGGATCGTCCTGCGCAACCGGCTTTCGCATCTGGATGCCCGCAACAAGCGCGAGATGGAAGAGGCCCTGACCGATTTGTCCCGGCGCATTGGCTTTACGGTGATTCCCGGCCTGGGCGAGCGTGTCATTTATCGAGAATTGTTTTTGAACGGCTTGACCCTTCTCGATCTGCGCGACCACGGCACAGGGATCGACATGAAAATGTCACATGTCGCGGCGCGCCAGGAACTGCGCGGCCTGTTAACCGCCATTGGGGTTGAATAA
- a CDS encoding D-amino acid dehydrogenase, with product MSVIVLGAGVVGVTTAWYLAQAGHAVTVVDRRPGVGLETSFANGGQISVCHTHPWAGPEAPRQVLGWLGRPDAPLVVRPLRWDPPLWAWGLRFLANCTPSAFTRNMERAVRVALYSRAQLKALRTEIGLEYDQRTQGILKIYRSPAVLETGLAAMAAARAWGLEQRALDADACVALEPALEDARPTLAGGILAPDDESGDAHRFTRALAERARGLGVLFYEATTVVALEAQGGRICRVMTDQGPLEADWVVVALGSESPRLLRPLGLRLPVYPAKGYSITVDVPPEGLAPTVSLTDEEKRMVYSRLGNRLRAAGTAELAGWDPQLRPERAALIRRETQALFPRAGKIAEAEAWCGLRPTTPDSVPLLGRVAKYDNLVLNTGHGTLGWTMACGSGRLVADLLGGRTPEIALDGLGLDRFLLAG from the coding sequence GTGAGTGTGATCGTGTTGGGCGCGGGGGTGGTGGGGGTGACGACAGCGTGGTATCTGGCGCAGGCCGGACACGCGGTCACGGTGGTGGACCGCCGCCCTGGGGTCGGGCTGGAAACCAGTTTTGCCAACGGCGGCCAGATCTCGGTGTGCCACACCCATCCCTGGGCCGGGCCCGAGGCGCCGCGCCAAGTCCTGGGCTGGCTGGGCCGTCCCGATGCGCCGCTGGTGGTGCGCCCTCTGCGCTGGGATCCGCCGTTGTGGGCCTGGGGTCTGCGCTTTTTGGCCAACTGCACGCCCTCGGCCTTCACGCGCAACATGGAGCGGGCGGTCCGGGTGGCGCTCTATAGCCGGGCCCAGCTCAAGGCCCTGCGTACCGAGATTGGTTTAGAGTACGATCAGCGGACCCAGGGCATCCTCAAGATCTACCGCAGCCCGGCCGTGCTCGAGACGGGGCTGGCGGCGATGGCGGCGGCGCGGGCCTGGGGGCTGGAGCAGCGGGCCTTGGATGCCGACGCCTGCGTGGCTCTGGAGCCGGCCCTGGAAGACGCCCGCCCCACTCTGGCCGGAGGCATTTTGGCCCCCGACGACGAAAGCGGCGATGCGCATCGCTTTACCCGGGCCCTAGCCGAGCGGGCCCGGGGGCTGGGGGTGCTGTTTTACGAGGCGACCACGGTTGTGGCCCTGGAGGCGCAGGGCGGGCGCATTTGTCGGGTGATGACCGACCAGGGACCGCTGGAGGCCGACTGGGTGGTGGTGGCCCTGGGGTCCGAGTCCCCGCGTCTGCTCCGGCCGTTGGGCCTGCGCTTGCCGGTGTACCCGGCCAAGGGGTATTCCATTACCGTGGACGTGCCGCCCGAGGGGCTGGCGCCTACCGTGTCCCTGACCGACGAGGAAAAGCGCATGGTCTACTCCCGCTTGGGCAACCGGTTGCGCGCCGCCGGCACGGCCGAACTGGCGGGCTGGGACCCGCAGTTGCGTCCCGAGCGCGCCGCCTTGATCCGACGCGAGACCCAGGCCCTGTTTCCGCGAGCCGGCAAGATCGCCGAGGCCGAGGCGTGGTGCGGTCTGCGTCCCACCACGCCCGACTCGGTTCCTCTGCTGGGCCGGGTCGCAAAATACGACAATCTGGTGCTCAACACCGGTCACGGCACCTTGGGGTGGACCATGGCCTGTGGATCGGGCCGTCTGGTGGCTGATCTCTTGGGGGGGCGGACCCCGGAAATCGCTCTGGACGGCCTTGGGCTAGACCGGTTCTTGTTGGCAGGCTAA
- the cbiQ gene encoding cobalt ECF transporter T component CbiQ, which translates to MTDLFDRAAHASRWARRGVGGKTVLVGGLLGVALAAPAPWGALLVLPTALALALGPAGVSPRILLVLLGAPAGFLLLSAPVLAVSLDWTAGGFWPQVHLIPDGLGSALLLGVRALAGTACLALLALTTPLLDLIRLLARLGLPPALIDITVLTYRLVFLLGDSALTGVRAQSARLGHDGFHRSLRSLSWLGAGLLVRTMERARRLERGLAARGFDGALPPLARGPATRGADWSLAFGLPLALAAAALALEFGGPSVLAAVQGGFLP; encoded by the coding sequence ATGACTGATCTCTTCGATCGCGCGGCCCATGCCAGCCGATGGGCGCGCCGCGGCGTGGGCGGCAAGACCGTGCTCGTCGGGGGGCTTTTGGGGGTGGCCTTGGCCGCCCCTGCCCCCTGGGGTGCGCTTTTGGTCCTCCCCACGGCCCTTGCCCTGGCCCTGGGGCCGGCGGGGGTCTCTCCCCGAATCCTTTTGGTGCTGTTGGGGGCTCCAGCGGGCTTCCTGCTGCTCTCGGCGCCTGTATTAGCCGTTTCCCTCGACTGGACGGCGGGGGGCTTCTGGCCTCAGGTGCATCTCATCCCCGATGGCCTGGGATCGGCGCTCTTGCTTGGGGTCCGGGCGCTGGCGGGGACGGCGTGTCTCGCCTTGCTGGCGCTTACCACCCCGTTACTCGACCTGATCCGGCTGCTGGCCCGCCTGGGACTGCCGCCGGCCCTCATCGACATCACGGTTTTGACATACCGGCTTGTTTTCCTCCTGGGGGACAGCGCGTTGACCGGGGTTCGGGCCCAAAGTGCCCGCCTGGGTCACGACGGCTTTCACCGCTCCTTGCGGTCGTTGTCATGGCTGGGGGCGGGGTTGCTGGTGCGTACCATGGAACGGGCGCGGCGCCTGGAGCGGGGGTTGGCTGCGCGCGGGTTCGACGGCGCCTTGCCACCCCTAGCCCGGGGGCCGGCGACCCGGGGCGCCGACTGGAGCTTGGCCTTTGGCCTGCCGTTGGCCCTGGCCGCCGCCGCCTTGGCCCTGGAGTTTGGAGGACCGTCCGTGCTGGCGGCGGTCCAGGGAGGTTTCCTGCCATGA
- the galU gene encoding UTP--glucose-1-phosphate uridylyltransferase GalU — translation MSRRVRKAVFPVAGMGTRFLPATKTMPKEMLPVVDKPLIQYAVEEAAAAGIDHFIFITGRGKGPLLDHFDHMPELEALLKERGNITVLDTLLGAKPPPGKVYSTRQQQPLGLGHAVWCAKAFVGDEPFAVLLPDDLVLSDQPCIKQLLDVHEKMGGNVVAVEEVPRERTNKYGILDVVEDNGVVARAKGLVEKPAPNVAPSTMAIIGRYVLEPGIFEHLEKVQRGAGGEIQLTDAMNAMIDSTPFHGLRYEGKRFDCGDKVGFLQANIAFALDRPDMRDAVREMLGEFTAE, via the coding sequence ATGTCTCGACGTGTCCGTAAGGCCGTATTTCCGGTGGCGGGGATGGGCACACGGTTCTTGCCGGCGACCAAGACCATGCCCAAGGAAATGCTGCCCGTCGTCGACAAGCCTCTGATTCAGTATGCGGTCGAGGAAGCCGCCGCCGCTGGCATCGACCATTTCATCTTTATCACCGGCCGGGGCAAGGGCCCGCTGCTCGACCACTTCGACCATATGCCGGAGCTCGAAGCCCTGCTGAAGGAGCGCGGCAACATCACCGTGCTCGATACGCTTCTGGGGGCCAAGCCGCCGCCCGGCAAGGTCTATTCCACCCGCCAGCAGCAGCCCCTGGGCCTGGGGCACGCCGTGTGGTGTGCCAAAGCGTTCGTGGGCGACGAGCCCTTTGCCGTGTTGCTGCCCGACGATTTGGTATTGTCGGACCAACCTTGTATCAAGCAGCTCCTTGACGTTCACGAGAAGATGGGCGGCAACGTCGTCGCGGTGGAAGAGGTGCCGCGCGAGCGTACCAACAAGTACGGTATCTTGGATGTTGTCGAGGACAACGGCGTTGTGGCCCGCGCCAAGGGCTTGGTGGAAAAGCCCGCCCCCAATGTCGCGCCCTCGACCATGGCCATCATCGGTCGCTATGTCCTGGAGCCCGGCATCTTCGAGCATCTGGAAAAGGTCCAGCGCGGCGCCGGCGGCGAGATCCAGCTCACCGACGCCATGAACGCCATGATCGACTCCACCCCCTTCCATGGCCTGCGCTATGAGGGCAAGCGGTTCGATTGCGGCGATAAGGTCGGCTTCCTCCAGGCCAACATCGCCTTCGCCCTCGACCGGCCCGACATGCGCGACGCCGTGCGCGAAATGCTGGGCGAGTTTACCGCCGAATAA